In Opitutus sp., one genomic interval encodes:
- a CDS encoding ABC-F family ATP-binding cassette domain-containing protein — translation MASAQLALQSVEFAHPGMTAPLFTDLTVQFPLGWTGIVGPNGAGKTTLLKVVTGELAAQSGAVHTQGLALYVAQRTDEPPAMFEDFIWAPDATVLKARLRVVEDWPERWSTLSHGERKRAQIAVALWREPAVLALDEPSNHIDADARRLLLMALTEFGGIGLLVSHDRALLDELCTQCLIIDPPDAVLRPGGVTEAMEQQDNEEKSARSADDALRRTENRLHVEAQRRRVVADQKSAASRGSKQIKIPAHDHDGRAQRNLAKMSGKDAYAGKMVAQMNQKAGKVATQRAETTLKKRYETGIWVDGASYMPRDFLLRLPTGSLPLGGGRQLYFPDLEIGGTSRIALTGSNGLGKSTLIRHLLGHLQLPAEKLVSVPQEISAGDSCALLEAIKRLPNDERGRVMTTISRLGSRPGRLLESALPSPGEVRKLLLAIGIVRGPHLIIMDEPTNHMDLPGIRCLEDALADCPCAMLLVSHDEAFLAEITASDWKLVRDDAGDTRLEIQR, via the coding sequence ATGGCTTCCGCCCAGCTGGCCCTTCAATCCGTCGAGTTCGCCCATCCGGGCATGACCGCGCCTCTCTTCACCGACCTTACGGTGCAGTTTCCTCTCGGCTGGACGGGCATCGTCGGGCCTAACGGCGCGGGTAAAACCACCTTGTTGAAAGTCGTCACCGGTGAACTCGCCGCGCAGAGCGGGGCGGTGCACACGCAAGGGCTGGCGCTCTATGTCGCCCAACGCACCGACGAGCCTCCCGCGATGTTTGAAGATTTTATTTGGGCGCCCGACGCCACCGTGCTTAAGGCGCGCCTGCGCGTGGTCGAGGACTGGCCGGAGCGTTGGTCCACCCTGAGCCACGGCGAACGCAAGCGGGCACAAATCGCCGTCGCGCTTTGGCGCGAGCCGGCCGTTCTCGCGCTCGACGAGCCGAGCAACCACATCGACGCCGATGCGCGCCGCTTGTTGCTGATGGCGCTCACGGAGTTTGGCGGCATCGGCCTGCTGGTGAGCCACGACCGCGCGCTGTTAGACGAGTTGTGCACCCAATGTTTGATCATCGATCCACCCGACGCCGTGCTGCGGCCCGGTGGCGTGACCGAGGCGATGGAGCAACAGGACAACGAGGAAAAATCCGCCCGCAGCGCCGACGATGCCCTCCGCCGCACCGAAAACCGACTCCACGTCGAGGCACAGCGCCGGCGAGTGGTTGCCGATCAGAAGTCGGCCGCCTCGCGCGGCTCCAAACAAATCAAAATTCCCGCCCACGACCACGATGGCCGTGCTCAGCGCAACTTGGCCAAGATGTCCGGCAAGGACGCCTATGCCGGTAAAATGGTCGCGCAGATGAACCAGAAGGCGGGCAAGGTCGCCACGCAGCGCGCCGAGACCACGCTCAAAAAACGTTATGAAACCGGCATTTGGGTAGATGGGGCCTCCTACATGCCGCGCGACTTTTTACTGCGCTTACCAACGGGCAGCTTGCCGCTGGGTGGCGGGCGCCAGTTGTACTTTCCCGATCTGGAAATCGGCGGCACCAGTCGTATCGCACTGACCGGTTCCAACGGTCTCGGTAAAAGCACGCTCATTCGCCACTTGCTTGGGCACCTGCAGTTACCAGCGGAGAAGTTGGTCAGCGTGCCGCAGGAAATCTCCGCCGGGGATTCCTGCGCGCTGCTGGAGGCAATCAAGCGCCTGCCGAACGACGAACGCGGCCGGGTGATGACCACGATCAGCCGACTCGGCTCGCGGCCAGGGCGGTTGTTGGAAAGTGCACTGCCAAGTCCGGGCGAAGTGAGGAAACTCCTGCTCGCCATCGGCATCGTGCGCGGTCCTCACCTGATCATCATGGACGAGCCGACCAACCACATGGATTTGCCGGGGATTCGTTGCTTGGAAGATGCTCTGGCGGATTGCCCGTGCGCAATGCTGCTGGTGAGTCACGACGAGGCGTTTTTGGCGGAGATCACCGCTAGCGATTGGAAACTCGTGCGCGATGACGCCGGCGACACGCGGCTGGAGATTCAGAGGTGA
- the clpB gene encoding ATP-dependent chaperone ClpB, with protein MDFNQLTQMSRQAVTDAQSEARRRSHNEVETWHLLHALLAQESGIVPTLVEKVGLTISALQLAAERELDRLPTVTGSVDSSKVYVTQSMNEVFTRAEEEAKSLKDDFVSVEHLFLGLIDVAKPDALAKFFKSFGIERSKTLKALKELRGSQRVTTDNPETTYAALEKYGIDLVKLATLGKMDPVIGRDDEIRRTVRILSRKTKNNPVLIGEPGVGKTAIVEGLAQRIVRGDVPEGLKDKTIFSLDMGALIAGAKYRGEFEERLKAVLTEIKQSEGRIILFIDELHTIVGAGKSEGAMDAGNLLKPMLARGELHCIGATTLDEYRKHIEKDAALERRFQPVLVEPPSVEDAISILRGIRERFELHHGVRIQDNALVAAVTLSNRYISDRFLPDKAIDLVDEACAMIRTEMDSAPQELDALQRRVLQLEIEEAALKLEKDEASKQRLDVLRKELGDARSQAIALKARWEKEKASVDRVRKVREELDAARIELEKAERAYDLNKLAELRHGKIPQLEAELKKTETSAAKTELFKEEVSAEEIAEVVSKWSGVPVSRMVEGEKEKLLRLADALHERVIGQDEAVQLATDAILRARAGIKDPRRPVGSFLFLGPTGVGKTELAKTLAETLFDSEAALVRIDMSEYMEKHSVARLIGAPPGYIGYDEGGQLTEVVRRKPYAVILFDEIEKAHPDVFNVLLQVLDDGRITDSQGRTVDFKNTVIILTSNIGSRFLLEGVTGDIIPETVRESVMAELRHTFRPEFLNRIDETVLFKPLTLEEITRIVDLLLADLNRRLVERRVTVKLDKKARDWAAEKGYDPVFGARPLKRFLQRQIETKLARALIGGTVAEGTEVVFIVKGDELVLVPAK; from the coding sequence ATGGATTTTAACCAACTCACCCAAATGTCCCGCCAGGCCGTCACCGATGCCCAGTCCGAGGCGCGTCGTCGCAGCCACAACGAGGTGGAAACCTGGCACTTGCTCCACGCCCTGCTCGCCCAGGAAAGCGGCATCGTGCCCACCCTGGTTGAAAAAGTCGGCCTTACGATCAGCGCCTTGCAACTGGCCGCCGAGCGAGAGCTCGACCGCCTGCCCACGGTAACCGGCAGTGTCGACTCCTCCAAGGTCTACGTGACCCAGTCGATGAACGAAGTTTTTACCCGCGCCGAGGAGGAGGCTAAATCGCTCAAGGATGACTTTGTCTCCGTTGAGCACCTGTTCCTCGGCTTGATCGACGTGGCCAAACCCGACGCCCTCGCGAAGTTTTTCAAATCCTTCGGCATCGAGCGCAGTAAAACCCTCAAGGCGCTCAAGGAGTTGCGCGGCTCCCAGCGTGTCACCACCGACAACCCCGAGACCACTTACGCCGCGTTGGAGAAGTACGGCATCGATTTGGTCAAACTCGCCACCTTGGGGAAAATGGACCCGGTGATCGGCCGCGACGACGAGATCCGGCGCACCGTGCGCATCCTCTCGCGCAAAACCAAAAACAACCCGGTGCTGATTGGCGAACCCGGCGTGGGCAAAACGGCCATCGTCGAGGGCTTGGCCCAGCGCATCGTGCGCGGCGACGTTCCCGAAGGACTTAAGGACAAGACGATCTTTTCGCTCGATATGGGAGCGCTGATCGCCGGTGCCAAATACCGCGGTGAATTCGAAGAGCGGCTCAAGGCCGTGCTCACCGAGATCAAGCAGAGCGAGGGGCGCATCATCCTTTTCATCGACGAGTTGCACACCATCGTCGGCGCGGGGAAAAGCGAGGGAGCGATGGATGCGGGCAACCTGCTCAAGCCCATGCTCGCCCGCGGTGAGTTACACTGCATCGGTGCGACTACGCTCGATGAGTACCGCAAACACATCGAAAAGGACGCCGCGCTCGAGCGCCGCTTTCAGCCGGTGCTTGTCGAGCCGCCGTCGGTCGAGGACGCCATTTCCATCCTGCGCGGCATTCGCGAGCGCTTTGAGCTCCACCACGGCGTGCGCATTCAGGACAACGCGTTGGTCGCTGCCGTCACTCTGTCGAACCGCTACATCAGCGACCGCTTTTTGCCCGACAAGGCCATCGACCTAGTGGACGAGGCCTGCGCGATGATCCGCACCGAGATGGATTCCGCGCCGCAGGAACTCGACGCGCTCCAGCGCCGCGTGCTTCAGCTGGAGATCGAGGAAGCCGCCCTGAAGTTGGAAAAAGACGAGGCATCCAAGCAGCGGCTCGACGTGTTGCGCAAGGAGTTGGGCGACGCCCGTTCCCAGGCTATCGCGCTCAAAGCACGCTGGGAGAAGGAGAAGGCCTCGGTGGATCGGGTGCGCAAGGTGCGCGAGGAACTCGACGCTGCCCGCATCGAGTTGGAAAAAGCCGAACGCGCCTACGACCTCAACAAGCTGGCCGAACTGCGCCATGGCAAGATCCCGCAGCTGGAAGCGGAGTTGAAGAAAACCGAGACCAGCGCAGCCAAAACCGAGTTGTTTAAGGAGGAGGTTTCGGCCGAGGAAATTGCCGAGGTGGTGTCGAAGTGGAGCGGCGTGCCGGTTTCTCGTATGGTCGAGGGCGAAAAGGAGAAGCTTTTGAGGCTGGCTGATGCTCTGCACGAGCGCGTGATCGGGCAGGACGAAGCGGTGCAATTGGCGACCGACGCCATTTTACGGGCGCGCGCCGGTATCAAAGACCCGCGCCGTCCGGTTGGCAGCTTTCTGTTTCTCGGGCCGACGGGAGTCGGCAAGACCGAGCTGGCGAAAACCTTGGCCGAAACGCTGTTCGACAGCGAAGCGGCCTTGGTGCGCATCGATATGTCGGAATACATGGAAAAGCACAGTGTAGCCCGACTCATCGGGGCTCCTCCCGGTTACATAGGTTACGACGAGGGCGGCCAACTCACCGAGGTTGTGCGGCGTAAGCCTTACGCAGTTATCCTGTTCGACGAGATCGAGAAGGCGCATCCCGACGTGTTTAACGTGCTCCTGCAGGTCTTGGACGACGGGCGCATCACGGATTCGCAGGGGCGCACCGTGGATTTTAAAAACACGGTGATTATCCTCACGTCCAACATCGGCTCACGCTTTCTGTTGGAGGGCGTGACCGGCGATATTATTCCCGAAACGGTACGCGAGTCGGTGATGGCGGAGTTGCGCCACACCTTCCGCCCTGAGTTTCTCAACCGCATCGACGAGACGGTGTTGTTCAAGCCGCTTACGTTGGAAGAGATTACGCGCATCGTTGACCTGTTGTTGGCCGATCTGAACCGACGGCTGGTCGAGCGTCGGGTGACGGTGAAGCTCGACAAAAAGGCGCGCGATTGGGCCGCCGAGAAAGGCTACGATCCGGTGTTTGGTGCGCGCCCGCTCAAGCGTTTTCTGCAGCGTCAGATCGAGACGAAACTGGCGCGGGCGCTCATCGGCGGGACGGTGGCGGAGGGCACCGAGGTGGTCTTTATTGTCAAAGGTGACGAGCTGGTGCTGGTTCCCGCGAAGTGA
- a CDS encoding FAD-binding protein, with protein MADLIDQLTQRLGTHRVLTAREDILPYGFDGTATLKQLPACVIFPRDAADVSFALILAREHGAPVVTRGSGTGLSGGSVPLPGCIVLCLAQMDRILEVDTANLTLRAEAGAITQKIYEAADAAGLFYPPDPGSMKISTIGGNVAENSGGLRGLKYGVTRDYVMGLEVVLADGSICWLGSKCVKDVAGYNLRDLFIGSEGTLGVVTQVLLKLLPRPAARQTLLAAFLSMESAAETVSAIIAARIIPCTLEFIDQTTLRCVEDFAKVGLPREAAAILLIETDGHPAAVAEEAAHIEKLCRDHGASSVRRAANATEATQLATARRSAFSALARLRPTTILEDVTVPRSELAGMIRAIDAIAQKHALAIATFGHFGDGNLHPTILTDERDHAEMHRVELAIADIVTATLERGGTITGEHGVGLAKKAFLRRQLGDASFELLRLVKRALDPDGRLNPGKIFD; from the coding sequence GTGGCCGACCTCATTGATCAACTCACTCAACGCTTGGGCACGCACCGCGTGCTCACCGCCCGCGAAGACATCCTGCCCTACGGCTTCGACGGCACCGCGACGCTCAAACAACTCCCGGCCTGCGTGATCTTCCCGCGCGACGCCGCCGATGTGTCCTTCGCCCTGATCCTCGCCCGCGAACACGGCGCACCCGTGGTCACCCGCGGCAGCGGCACGGGGTTGTCTGGTGGCAGCGTGCCACTGCCCGGCTGCATCGTGCTCTGCCTCGCCCAGATGGACCGCATCCTCGAAGTCGATACGGCCAACCTCACCCTGCGCGCCGAAGCGGGAGCCATCACCCAAAAGATCTACGAAGCTGCCGACGCCGCCGGCCTGTTTTACCCGCCCGATCCCGGCTCGATGAAAATCAGCACCATCGGCGGTAACGTGGCGGAAAACTCCGGCGGCCTGCGCGGTCTCAAATACGGCGTCACCCGCGACTATGTCATGGGCCTGGAGGTCGTCTTGGCCGACGGCTCGATCTGCTGGCTCGGCTCGAAGTGCGTGAAAGACGTCGCCGGCTACAACCTGCGCGACCTGTTCATCGGAAGCGAGGGCACCCTCGGGGTGGTCACCCAGGTGTTGTTAAAACTCCTGCCCCGCCCCGCCGCCCGCCAGACGCTGCTCGCCGCCTTTTTGTCGATGGAGTCCGCCGCCGAAACCGTATCGGCGATCATCGCCGCGCGCATCATCCCCTGCACGCTGGAGTTCATCGACCAGACCACCCTGCGCTGCGTTGAGGATTTCGCCAAAGTCGGCCTGCCGCGCGAGGCCGCCGCGATTTTATTGATCGAGACCGACGGCCACCCCGCCGCCGTGGCCGAGGAAGCCGCGCACATCGAAAAACTCTGCCGCGACCACGGCGCGAGCTCGGTGCGCCGCGCGGCCAACGCCACCGAAGCCACCCAGTTGGCCACCGCACGGCGCAGCGCGTTTTCGGCCCTCGCGCGCCTGCGCCCGACCACGATTTTGGAGGACGTCACCGTGCCGCGCAGCGAACTCGCCGGCATGATCCGCGCGATCGACGCCATTGCCCAAAAACACGCCCTGGCCATCGCCACGTTTGGCCATTTTGGAGACGGCAATTTGCACCCGACGATCCTCACCGACGAACGCGACCACGCCGAGATGCACCGCGTGGAGTTGGCCATCGCCGACATCGTCACCGCCACCCTCGAACGAGGCGGCACGATCACCGGCGAACACGGCGTCGGCTTGGCCAAAAAAGCCTTCCTGCGCCGCCAGTTGGGCGACGCCTCCTTCGAGTTGCTGCGGCTGGTGAAACGCGCGCTGGACCCGGACGGCCGCCTCAATCCGGGTAAAATCTTCGACTGA
- a CDS encoding 4Fe-4S dicluster domain-containing protein, whose amino-acid sequence MKSLRDLDYSVLQQCMHCGLCLPSCPTYEETKRERHSPRGRIALMRAIADGELELTKTFGEEMYYCLGCLACTSACPAGVNYAELLETARSEVEQSGVLATPTRSFIRTAMLRVVFTRPRLLRAIGRLLWLWQTSGLQTLARRAGLMNLLPSNLRRLEPQAPKILEKFSHQLIQPIESPVAPRAALDVGRSMLDVERCPAPPPSTVRLRRVVVLTGCVQDLAFADINRATVDVLLANGCEVHTPPVQPCCGSLHAHNGDNVTARDLARRQLDLINPADFDAIISNAGGCGSHLRAYGHLLHDDPAYAQKAAAWSAKLRDIHEYLVEIGFRPPTATAPTTTVTYHESCHLCHGQKVSAQPRAILRALPGVKLRECAESQWCCGSAGIYNITQPETAARLQERKVGHVLATGAHIVATANPGCHLQLANGLAQHAGNSGAPAIEVTHPVVLLARAYAAEKLG is encoded by the coding sequence ATGAAATCCCTCCGCGACCTCGATTACTCCGTGCTCCAGCAGTGCATGCACTGTGGCCTGTGCCTGCCGAGCTGCCCGACCTACGAGGAAACTAAACGCGAACGCCACAGTCCGCGCGGACGCATCGCCCTGATGCGCGCTATCGCCGACGGCGAACTCGAACTCACCAAAACCTTCGGAGAGGAAATGTATTACTGCCTGGGTTGCCTGGCCTGCACCAGCGCCTGTCCGGCTGGGGTCAACTACGCCGAGCTGCTGGAAACCGCCCGCTCCGAGGTCGAGCAATCCGGCGTGCTCGCCACGCCCACCCGCAGTTTTATCCGCACGGCCATGCTGCGCGTGGTATTCACTCGCCCACGACTGCTGCGCGCCATCGGTCGGCTACTCTGGCTGTGGCAAACCAGCGGATTGCAAACCCTGGCCCGCCGCGCCGGTTTGATGAACCTGCTGCCGTCCAACCTACGCCGGCTCGAACCACAGGCCCCGAAGATCCTGGAGAAATTCTCCCACCAACTGATCCAACCCATAGAGAGCCCCGTCGCCCCCCGCGCCGCGTTGGATGTTGGACGTTCAATGTTGGATGTTGAACGTTGCCCGGCTCCGCCTCCGTCCACCGTCCGCCTCCGCCGCGTGGTCGTGCTCACCGGATGCGTGCAAGACCTCGCCTTTGCCGACATCAACCGCGCCACCGTCGACGTGTTGCTAGCCAACGGCTGCGAAGTCCACACCCCGCCCGTGCAACCCTGCTGCGGTTCGCTCCACGCCCACAACGGCGACAACGTCACCGCCCGCGACCTCGCCCGCCGGCAACTCGATTTAATTAACCCCGCCGACTTCGACGCCATCATCAGCAACGCCGGCGGCTGCGGTTCGCATTTGCGCGCCTACGGCCACCTGCTGCACGACGACCCCGCCTACGCGCAAAAAGCCGCCGCCTGGTCGGCCAAACTGCGCGATATCCACGAATACCTAGTCGAAATCGGCTTCCGCCCGCCGACAGCCACCGCGCCCACGACGACGGTGACCTACCACGAGAGTTGCCACCTATGCCATGGCCAGAAGGTGAGCGCCCAACCGCGCGCCATCCTGCGTGCGCTGCCGGGAGTAAAGCTGCGCGAATGCGCCGAGTCGCAGTGGTGCTGTGGCAGCGCGGGTATTTATAACATCACCCAGCCCGAAACCGCCGCGCGCTTGCAGGAGCGCAAAGTCGGCCACGTGCTGGCCACCGGAGCGCACATCGTCGCCACGGCCAATCCCGGCTGCCACTTGCAATTGGCCAACGGCTTGGCCCAACACGCGGGCAATTCGGGCGCCCCGGCAATCGAGGTGACGCATCCCGTGGTGTTACTGGCCCGCGCCTACGCTGCGGAAAAACTCGGCTAA
- a CDS encoding 5'-3' exonuclease has product MAKWLLIDGYNLAYRCFHAVPELTRADGFPTNALHGWVKSLWKLADQEKPLGTLVFFDLDGSHERQALLPEYKAQRSEMPEALRQQIEPIKALTRAMGYIGIEQHGVESDDVLASQAVALANQGHEVLIVSSDKDFAQIVDDRIKILLPPPSANPKLGWQFRDTAAVLAKFGVPPNQIAAYLALVGDTSDNIPGISGVGPKTAVKWLQRFGNIEGVIANADKLEPERFRAVVRERADDLRRNLKLTTLNLALPTVAAQAPIVDSAQLFSLLEGFEMKGGLNEARTRYSQPEFLF; this is encoded by the coding sequence ATGGCAAAATGGCTCCTCATCGACGGTTACAATCTGGCTTACCGCTGCTTTCACGCCGTTCCGGAGCTCACCCGCGCCGATGGCTTTCCGACCAACGCCCTCCACGGTTGGGTCAAGTCGCTGTGGAAGCTGGCCGATCAGGAAAAGCCCCTCGGTACCTTGGTGTTTTTTGACCTCGATGGTTCCCACGAACGCCAGGCGTTGCTGCCTGAATACAAGGCGCAACGCTCCGAAATGCCCGAGGCCCTGCGCCAACAAATCGAGCCGATCAAGGCCCTCACCCGCGCCATGGGCTACATCGGCATTGAGCAACACGGGGTCGAGAGCGACGACGTGCTGGCGTCCCAAGCCGTCGCCTTGGCTAATCAGGGCCACGAGGTGCTGATCGTCAGTTCCGACAAGGATTTCGCCCAGATCGTCGACGACCGCATCAAAATCCTCCTGCCTCCGCCCTCGGCCAACCCCAAGCTCGGCTGGCAGTTTCGCGATACCGCCGCCGTGCTGGCGAAATTCGGCGTCCCTCCCAACCAAATCGCGGCCTACCTGGCCTTGGTCGGGGACACTTCCGACAACATCCCGGGAATCTCCGGGGTGGGGCCCAAAACCGCGGTCAAATGGCTCCAGCGTTTTGGCAACATCGAGGGAGTCATCGCCAACGCGGACAAACTAGAGCCGGAGCGTTTCCGCGCGGTGGTGCGCGAACGTGCCGACGACCTGCGGCGCAATTTGAAGCTGACCACGCTGAACTTGGCGTTGCCCACGGTGGCCGCTCAAGCGCCCATCGTCGATTCGGCCCAATTGTTTTCCCTTTTGGAGGGCTTTGAAATGAAGGGCGGGCTCAACGAGGCGCGCACCCGCTACAGCCAGCCCGAGTTTTTATTTTAA
- the rpiB gene encoding ribose 5-phosphate isomerase B codes for MKTYSIAIGSDHAGYAYKEAIKAALLADGHTVRDFGTYSNASCDYPDFIRPTAEAVARGEFERGIVLGGSGNGEAIVANKVKGVRCGLCWNEQIAIWNRSHNDGNVLSIGERTVTEAQAIQIARVWLATEFEGGRHVARIQKIEQA; via the coding sequence ATGAAGACCTACTCGATCGCAATCGGCTCCGACCACGCCGGCTACGCCTATAAAGAAGCCATCAAAGCTGCGCTCCTGGCCGACGGCCACACCGTGCGCGATTTCGGCACCTACTCGAACGCCTCCTGCGATTACCCTGATTTTATCCGCCCCACCGCGGAAGCAGTCGCCCGCGGCGAATTTGAACGCGGCATCGTGCTGGGCGGCTCGGGTAACGGCGAGGCCATCGTCGCCAACAAGGTTAAAGGCGTCCGCTGCGGCCTGTGCTGGAACGAACAGATCGCTATCTGGAACCGCTCCCACAACGACGGCAATGTGCTCTCGATCGGCGAACGCACTGTGACCGAGGCCCAGGCGATCCAGATCGCCCGCGTCTGGCTGGCCACCGAGTTCGAAGGCGGCCGCCACGTGGCCCGCATCCAAAAAATCGAGCAGGCCTGA
- a CDS encoding transketolase, with the protein MAFPTPPAILTERNLSAGELDQNRPAALLRLYAWMHLARTGDNRILDLFRQGLIKGTVTGGQGNEGLIIPLILLADKTIDAVSFTHRDFGGHLIWSDHLCEHLNQYFANALSPTKAREGNVHHGDVKNRSLPMISHLGSMLSHVLGVTDSQRRHGKTAVGFTFFGDGSSSTGDIHESLNLASLLSLPIVFVIENNKYAYSTPISEQFTAGTQLYKRAAGYGMEGFEIDATGDIETVTRTLAAAIDKVRITSRPVLIEAHTIRMRGHAAYDTCDYLAPGELETILIQDPLPKFRDQLVAAGHTAAIEKIETELHAYLEACIQISLAVPRPAPDAQMLADVFAPAAPALPWHPSVNSELPAPSSELKAPTAQLNFAQAINAALRKVLAERAESLLLGQDIGTYGGAFKVTDGLLKDFGRARVFNTPLAESACTGWAIGLALNGHRPIEEFQFADFSTEAVTQITLNAATYHFRSGAAVPIVFRLPCGGGLTMGSFHSQELESLFLSMPGLKAIYPSTPQDAFNAILAAYEDNNPVLIFEHKGLYRRGKHAVSWDANYRDVWQPKHLRAGSYATFVTYGEMTIPAAEVCDYFESEYEMTFDLFDLRGLAPLKLDAIKASLERTHRLIVLHEGRRTHGFGAELVARLTEEHFFSMEAAPLRIAAADMPVPFAPELEAVYRPTKEKLIEQIANWIG; encoded by the coding sequence ATGGCTTTTCCTACACCTCCCGCCATCCTTACTGAGCGCAACCTGAGCGCCGGCGAACTCGATCAGAACCGCCCAGCCGCCCTCCTGCGCCTGTACGCTTGGATGCATCTCGCCCGCACCGGCGACAACCGCATCCTCGACCTGTTTCGCCAGGGCCTGATCAAGGGCACCGTCACCGGCGGCCAGGGCAACGAGGGGCTGATCATCCCGCTCATCCTGCTCGCCGACAAAACCATCGACGCGGTCTCGTTTACCCACCGCGATTTCGGCGGCCACCTGATCTGGAGCGACCACCTCTGCGAGCACCTCAATCAGTATTTCGCCAACGCGCTCAGCCCGACAAAGGCCCGCGAAGGGAACGTGCACCACGGCGACGTCAAAAACCGCTCGCTGCCGATGATCTCGCACCTCGGTTCAATGCTCTCGCACGTGCTCGGTGTGACCGACTCCCAGCGCCGCCACGGCAAGACCGCCGTTGGCTTCACGTTTTTTGGCGACGGTAGCTCCAGCACCGGCGACATCCACGAGTCGCTCAACTTGGCCTCGTTGCTCTCCCTGCCGATCGTCTTCGTCATCGAGAACAACAAGTACGCCTACTCGACCCCGATCAGCGAACAGTTCACCGCCGGCACCCAGCTCTATAAACGCGCCGCCGGCTACGGCATGGAGGGCTTCGAAATCGACGCCACCGGCGACATCGAGACGGTCACCCGTACCCTCGCGGCCGCCATCGACAAAGTTCGCATCACCTCGCGCCCCGTCCTCATCGAGGCCCACACGATCCGCATGCGCGGCCACGCCGCCTACGACACCTGCGACTACCTCGCACCGGGTGAACTCGAAACCATTCTCATCCAGGACCCGCTGCCCAAGTTCCGCGACCAACTCGTCGCCGCCGGCCACACCGCCGCCATCGAAAAAATCGAGACCGAGCTCCACGCCTACCTGGAGGCCTGTATCCAGATTTCGCTGGCGGTACCGCGCCCCGCACCTGACGCCCAAATGCTGGCGGACGTCTTCGCGCCCGCCGCCCCGGCGCTGCCTTGGCATCCCTCCGTCAACTCTGAGCTCCCAGCTCCTAGCTCTGAGCTCAAAGCTCCCACCGCCCAGCTCAATTTCGCGCAGGCGATCAACGCCGCCCTGCGCAAGGTTTTGGCCGAACGCGCCGAGTCGCTCCTGCTCGGGCAGGACATCGGCACCTACGGCGGCGCGTTCAAGGTCACCGACGGCCTGTTAAAAGACTTCGGCCGTGCCCGCGTTTTCAACACTCCGCTGGCCGAGAGCGCCTGCACGGGCTGGGCGATCGGCCTCGCCCTCAACGGCCACCGGCCGATCGAGGAGTTCCAGTTTGCGGACTTCTCCACGGAGGCGGTTACCCAGATCACGCTCAACGCGGCGACCTACCACTTCCGCTCCGGCGCGGCGGTGCCGATCGTCTTCCGTCTGCCCTGCGGCGGCGGGCTCACCATGGGCTCGTTCCATTCGCAGGAGCTCGAGTCGCTGTTCCTCTCGATGCCCGGCCTCAAGGCGATTTACCCGAGCACCCCGCAGGATGCGTTCAACGCCATCCTCGCCGCCTACGAAGACAACAACCCGGTGCTAATCTTTGAGCACAAGGGCCTGTATCGGCGCGGCAAACACGCGGTGAGCTGGGACGCCAACTACCGCGACGTCTGGCAGCCCAAGCACCTGCGCGCCGGCAGCTACGCGACCTTTGTCACCTACGGCGAGATGACGATTCCGGCGGCCGAAGTCTGCGACTACTTCGAGAGCGAATACGAAATGACCTTCGACCTGTTCGACCTGCGCGGGCTGGCGCCGCTCAAGCTCGACGCCATCAAGGCTTCGCTGGAGCGTACCCACCGCCTGATCGTGTTACACGAAGGCCGCCGCACGCACGGCTTCGGCGCCGAACTGGTGGCGCGCCTGACCGAGGAGCATTTTTTCTCCATGGAAGCCGCCCCGCTGCGCATTGCCGCCGCCGACATGCCCGTGCCCTTCGCCCCCGAGCTGGAGGCAGTCTACCGCCCGACCAAAGAAAAGCTCATCGAGCAAATCGCCAACTGGATCGGCTAA
- a CDS encoding HAD-IIIA family hydrolase, whose amino-acid sequence MKAIIPPARWAAVRLFAMDVDGVLTDGTIHVSSDGVETKTFSILDGMGLVQLRKQGVATAWISGRASGATTVRATELQIPHLVQGRTDKITALQELAATLGLTAEQIVYMGDDLIDTAAIQWAGIGVSVPDAMAEPFGAADYVTRRPAGRGAVREVCDHILAAHRSATAA is encoded by the coding sequence ATGAAAGCCATCATCCCCCCCGCCCGCTGGGCCGCCGTTCGCCTGTTTGCCATGGACGTCGATGGCGTCCTCACCGACGGCACCATCCACGTGTCCTCCGACGGCGTCGAAACCAAGACGTTTTCCATCCTCGACGGCATGGGCTTGGTGCAACTGCGCAAGCAAGGTGTTGCCACCGCTTGGATCAGCGGACGCGCATCCGGCGCCACCACGGTGCGCGCCACCGAGCTGCAAATCCCCCACCTCGTACAAGGCCGTACCGACAAGATCACTGCGCTCCAGGAACTCGCCGCCACCCTCGGCCTCACCGCCGAACAAATCGTTTACATGGGCGACGACCTCATCGATACCGCAGCCATCCAATGGGCCGGTATTGGTGTGAGCGTACCCGACGCCATGGCCGAACCGTTCGGCGCCGCTGATTACGTTACCCGCCGCCCGGCTGGTCGCGGAGCCGTGCGCGAAGTCTGCGATCACATCCTTGCCGCCCACCGCTCCGCCACCGCCGCGTGA